From the genome of Brachyhypopomus gauderio isolate BG-103 chromosome 20, BGAUD_0.2, whole genome shotgun sequence, one region includes:
- the LOC143484221 gene encoding microfibril-associated glycoprotein 4-like, producing MIGLMAVVLPLLVNSGPVRDNSLPLDCDDIFSNSSSGSGVYTIYPAGSKKAVNVYCDITCNDKHEWRWTVIQRRIDGSVNFYRPWEAYKNGFGDINGEYWLGLENIYLITWSQRYMLRVELEDFEGGRVSAGYAFFYIEPELQKYKLHISGYIDGGAGDSLTYSNEKDFGTFDKDINNCAKTYEGAFWFSNCFNAHPNGVYKWGSGVSTYSGIQWYHWKGPSYSLKSIVMKIRRVSPLNGTI from the exons ATGATTGGCTTGATGGCTGTAgtgctccccctgctggtgaaCTCGGGCCCCGTCAGGGATAACTCTCTGCCACTGGACTGTGACGACATTTTCAGCAATAGCTCCAGTGGCAGTGGGGTGTACACCATCTATCCAGCAGGGTCTAAGAAAGCAGTCAACGTGTACTGTGACATTACCTGTAATGACAAGCATGAGTGGAGATGGACT GTCATTCAGAGAAGAATTGATGGCAGTGTGAATTTCTACAGACCGTGGGAAGCATATAAAAACGGCTTTGGAGACATAAATGGCGAATACTGGCTAG GTCTAGAAAACATCTATCTGATCACATGGAGTCAGAGGTACATGCTGAGGGTGGAATTGGAAGATTTCGAAGGTGGCCGTGTCAGTGCTGGATATGCATTCTTCTACATCGAACCAGAGCTGCAAAAGTACAAGCTACACATCAGTGGATACATCgatggaggagcag gAGATTCCTTGACCTATTCCAATGAGAAAGATTTTGGAACTTTTGATAAAGACATTAACAACTGTGCCAAGACTTATGAAGGTGCCTTTTGGTTCAGCAATTGCTTCAATGCACATCCTAATGGTGTGTATAAATGGGGCAGCGGTGTGTCGACATACTCTGGAATCCAGTGGTACCACTGGAAAGGGCCTTCATACTCACTGAAGTCTATAGTCATGAAAATCAGACGGGTGTCTCCATTAAATGGTACAATCTAG
- the LOC143484247 gene encoding fish-egg lectin-like, which translates to MKGTAVLTVLLHIWITSQAQNCREMPGILKQIDAGNGQVFGVNSNNEVYTLYGIYWIALSGALDHVTVGPSGIWGVDSKNVTYKLVNADWVTVPGQLSQIDAGGMLFVAGVNMGDDIFCLNGYEAIEYKSGDSGSWVQIPGKLKYYSCGLHSCWGVNSQDNIYIMKGVSPTACAGSMNWELVPGSLSMIEVSTDGEVYGVDSLGDIYYREGISPCNPAGTEWRQIPYMKKVKHVSYDLGHLWIIAIDDTIVDCSI; encoded by the exons ATGAAGGGAACAGCTGTCCTCACTGTGCTCCTGCACATCTGGATTACCAGTCAGG CTCAAAACTGTAGAGAGATGCCAGGAATTTTAAAGCAGATTGATGCCGGGAACGGCCAGGTGTTTGGAGTGAACTCAAATAATGAAGTCTACACTCTTTATGGAATCTACTGGATAGCATTATCAGGAGCCCTGGACCATGTCACTGTGGGTCCCAGTGGCATCTGGGGAGTCGACTCAAAAAATGTGACCTACAAGCTTGTGAATGCAGACTGGGTAACTGTTCCAG GTCAGCTGAGCCAGATCGACGCAGGGGGCATGTTGTTCGTAGCTGGTGTTAACATGGGTGATGACATCTTCTGCCTTAATGGGTATGAAGCCATTGAGTATAAGTCAGGTGATTCTGGCTCATGGGTACAAATCCCAGGGAAGCTAAAATACTACAGCTGTGGACTTCACAGCTGCTGGGGAGTCAACAGCCAAGACAACATCTATATTATGAAG GGAGTGAGTCCAACAGCTTGTGCTGGATCTATGAATTGGGAGCTTGTGCCTGGATCTCTTTCCATGATTGAAGTTTCTACTGATGGAGAGGTGTATGGGGTTGATTCCCTTGGAGATATCTATTACAG AGAGGGCATCTCTCCATGCAACCCAGCAGGCACTGAGTGGCGGCAGATCCCATACATGAAGAAGGTCAAACACGTTTCCTATGATCTCGGGCACCTGTGGATCATCGCCATAGATGACACCATCGTGGACTGCAGCATATAA
- the LOC143484246 gene encoding microfibril-associated glycoprotein 4-like yields MWLLLCLVLPLVVQSAPVSEIALPLDCNDIFNAFSCSNKGNCTISSGMYTIYPAGLDNPMQVYCDMSCRGVDSSNTKWTVIQQRFDGSVNFYRPWAEYQKGFGNASGEFWLGLDNIYLITNLERYELRVDMMDFEGGHSYAQYSAFFIDSEVNSYQLHVSGYIDGGAGDSLSYLMGKPFATYDQNPYGSCADQMFGGFWYYCWWYEGISNPNGLYYWNKMPGSNTYNGIMWSSWKGFYYSLKSIQMKIRRVSLADITV; encoded by the exons ATG TGGCTGCTGCTGTGTCTAGTGCTCCCCCTGGTGGTGCAGTCTGCTCCTGTCAGTGAAATAGCCCTGCCACTGGATTGCAATGACATTTTCAATGCATTTAGTTGCTCAAACAAAGGAAACTGCACCATCAGCAGTGGAATGTACACCATCTACCCAGCAGGACTTGATAATCCAATGCAGGTGTACTGTGATATGTCATGCAGAGGGGTCGATTCCAGCAACACCAAGTGGACT GTGATTCAGCAGAGGTTTGATGGCAGTGTGAATTTCTACAGGCCATGGGCAGAATACCAGAAAGGCTTTGGGAATGCAAGTGGAGAATTCTGGCTTG GACTGGACAACATCTACCTGATTACAAATCTGGAGAGGTATGAGTTGAGGGTGGACATGATGGATTTTGAAGGAGGCCACTCCTATGCTCAGTACTCTGCATTCTTCATTGACTCTGAGGTCAACAGCTACCAGCTGCATGTTAGTGGCTACATCgatggaggagcag GAGATTCTTTGTCCTACCTGATGGGGAAACCATTTGCAACCTACGACCAAAATCCCTATGGTAGCTGTGCTGATCAGATGTTTGGAGGATTTTGGTACTACTGCTGGTGGTATGAGGGCATTTCCAATCCCAATGGCCTCTACTACTGGAATAAAATGCCAGGATCAAACACATATAATGGGATTATGTGGAGTTCCTGGAAAGGTTTCTACTACTCCTTGAAGAGCATACAGATGAAGATTCGACGAGTGTCACTAGCAGATATTACAGTCTAA